In Gemmobacter sp., the sequence GTGCCCGGTCACCCAGCCCACATCGGCGGTGCACCAGAACACATCGCCATCGTGGTAATCGAAGGTGATCTGATGCGTCATCGCCGCATAGACCAGATACCCGCCCGAGGTATGCACAACCCCCTTCGGCCGCCCCGTGGACCCCGAGGTATACAGGATGAACAGCGGATCCTCGGCCCCGATCTCGGTATAGGGGCAATAGGGCTTGGCCGCCGCCATCTCCGCCAGCAGATCGACATCGCGGTCCTGCACCCAGCTGGTCTGGCCGCCGGTGTGCTTGACCACCAGGCATTTGATGCGGTCGGAACAATCGAACAGCGCCTTGTCGGCATTCGATTTCAGCGCCGTCTTTTTCCCGCCGCGCGGGGCGAAATCGGCGGTGATCAGCACCTTGGCATCGCAATCGTTGATCCGGCTGGCCAGGCTGTCGGGCGAAAAGCCCGCAAACACCACCGAATGCACCGCGCCGATGCGGGCGCAGGCCAGCATCGCATAGGCCGCTTCGGGGATCATCGGCAGATACAGCACCACCCGGTCGCCCTTGCCCACGCCCTGCGCCTTGAGCACATTGGCCATGCGGCAGGTCTGTTCCAGCAGTTCGGCATAGGTGATGTGGCGGGCCGGCGTTGCCGGATCATCGGGTTCCCAGATGATCGCGGTCTGGTTGGCGCGGCTGACCATATGGCGGTCGATGCAGTTGGCCGAGACGTTCAGCGTGCCGTCCTCGAACCACTTGATCGAGACGTTGCCATAATCGAAGGTCGTGTTCTTGACGATGGAATAGTCGCGGATCCAGTCGATGCGCTTGCCGTGGTCGCCCCAGAAGGCCGCCGGATCGGCCACCGATGCCGCATACATCTGCGCATAGCGCGCCGCGTTGACATGTGCGCCTGCGGCAAATTCCGCAGACGGCGGATACACTGCGGCTGCTGCCTGATCGGACATTGGCTCCTCCATCTTGTCGTCGCGCGGCCCCCCGGCCGCGTCCGGCCAGGGTGACCCCCGGCGCTCCATCCCTTGCGGCCATTGTAAACCAATGGTGAAGTTTTTTGTAACCCATTTTTTTACAACGATTTTCTTGTAAATAAATTCACGCCGCAGTGCGGAATGTGGATAAGTTTTGTAAATGTGACGCAACTTGGGCTGGAAAATCAACAGATTGCAGGATCACGTGGGCGTGAGTTGGTGCATCACCCTTGTGATCATCGCCAACCGCCCCGCCGCGGCAGGCTGACGCAGGGGCAGCGCGATGCTGCGGGCGCAAGATTATTGCGTCAGGGTGGCTGACATTTTTCGAATCAGCCGGCGGGGGCGGAAAACTCGGCCAGCGCATCCGTCACACTGGCGCGCCAGCGCACATGCGGCTCTCGCAGGCCCTGGGCCAGCAGGTTGCGGCGCACCTCGGGGCTGGCGCCGGTCAGCACCAGATGGCCGCCGGTGCGTTCCATCTTCCGTGCCAGCAGCTCGAACGAGCGGGCGCCGGAGCTGTCGACAAAGGGCACGTCGGAAAAATCCAGGATGAAGGCGCCGGGCCGGTCGGCGATGCTGTCCAGCACGGCGCCCACCGTGGCGGCGGCGCCAAAGAAATAGGCGCCGTGCAGCCGGTAGACGATGGCATCGCCCGATTGCAGCACCGGGGTTTCCGGGGCGTCGGGTTCCACCCGCGCGGCCTCTGACATGCGGCGGATGAACACCGCCCCGCCGATGGCGGCGCCGGCAACGATGCCTTCGGTCAGGTCGCGGAACACCACCAGCAGAAAGGTGACCAGCACGATGGCGGCGTCGGCCCGGCTGGCCCGGACCAGCGCCCAGAACTCCGCCTTTTCCGCCATGTTCCAGGCAACCACGGCCAGCACCCCGGCCAGCGCGGCCAGCGGGATGAACCCGGCCAGCGGCGCCGCCACCAGCAGCACCAGCAGCACGAACAGCGCATGCAGCATGCCCGACACCGGCCCCCGGCTGCCGGCGCGCACATTGGTGGCGGTGCGGGCGATGGTGCCGGTCACGCAAAAGCCGCCGAACAGCGCCGATCCGATATTGGCGGCCCCCTGCGCCACCAGTTCGGCATTGGATCGGTGGCGCCGCCCGCTCATCCCGTCGGCGACGACGGCGGACAGCAGCGATTCAATCGCCCCCAGCAGGGCAAAGCTGACCGCATAGGGCAGGGCGGCCAGCAGCAGCGCGTGGTCCATCTGTGGCAGCTGCGGGGCGGGGGGCGTGCGGGGCAGGGCGCCGAACCGGCTGCCGATAGTATCCACCGGCAGGGCCAGCGCCCAGGCGGCCAGCGCGGTGGCGGCAATGGCGATCAGCATGCCGGGCCAGTGCGGGCGCCAGCGTTTCAACCCCTGGATGATCGCGATGGTCGCCACCGCCAGCCCCAGCGCCGCCGGCGTGACCGTGCCGCGCGCCGCCCACAGCGCCTGCACCTTGTGGACGATCTCGGCCGGTTCCGCTCCGGGCAGGGTCAGGCCGAACAGGTCGCGGACCTGGCTGGCCAGGATGATCACCGCGATGCCGGCGGTGAAGCCCACGGTCACCGGATAGGGGATGAACTTGACATAACTCCCCAGCCGCAGCGCCCCCACCGCCATCAGGATGAAGCCCGACAGGAACGTCGCCAGGATCAGCCCCGGCACCCCGATCTGCATCACGCAGGCCGAGACCAGCACGATGAACGCCCCCGCCGGCCCGCCGATCTGGAACCGCGATCCGCCAAGCGCCGAAACCAGAAAGCCGCCGATGATGGCCGTATACAGCCCGCGTTCCGGCCCCACGCCGCTGGCAATGGCAATGGCCATCGACAGCGGCAGCGCGACGATGGCCACGGTCAGCCCGGCCAGCGCATCGGCCCGCAGATCGGCGGCGCCGTAGCCCTCGCGAAAGACGGTAATGGTTTTCGGAGTAAATTCATCAACAATCGACATGGTCGCGTCCCGGCCCCCTTGACCCAACCGTCCCACAGCTGGCAGGAGATTCCCCGACGCGCCCCCTGTCAAGCCAACCCAAGGCCGCACCATGACCGCACCCCCGCGCCCCGACCCGTTCCAGCCCGCCGATGACGAGGCCCGCGCCCTGTCGCGCCAGTTGCTGGCCGGGGCCGGATTTGCCGCCATCGCGGTTCTGGAGCCCGACAGCGGCCTGCCATTGTGCAGCCGGATCGCGCTGGGGCTGGATGAACAGGGGCTGCCGCTGTCGCTGGTGTCGGGGCTGGCGCTGCATACCCGGGCGCTGCGGGCGGATCCGGCCTGCTGCCTGCTGGTGGGCGAGCCGGGGCCACGGGGCGATCCGCTGACGCATCCGCGCCTGTCGCTGCGGGCGCGGGCCGAATTCGTGGATCGGGATGGCCCCGAACACGACGGCCTGCGCAGCGCGTGGCTGGCCCGCAACCGCAAGGCCACGGTCTATGCCAGCCTGCCGGACTTTGTCTTCGTGCGGTTCCGGCCGGTTTCGGCCGCGCTCAATGGCGGGTTTGCCCGCGCCTTCGTGCTGACCGAGGCGGACCTGGCGCCCGGCGCCTAACGCACCCAGTCGCCCCGCGCGCGGATCGCGGTGGAAGAGGCCGGGTTCAGCGGCAGGTCGGTCAGGCACCAGGCCGGCGCCTGCGCCCGGCCCAGCAGGCGCGACTGCTCGGCCGACAGGCGATGACCGGCCATGTAGCGCGCAGCGGGCGAAAACCGCGCGTTCAGCCGGCTGCCGGGGCGCGACAGCACGCCGATGGGCACGGTATCGGCGATGCTGCGCCAGTCTTCCCATTTGTGGAAGCTGGCCAGATTGTCCGATCCCATCAGCCACACGAACCGCACCCCGGGATAGACCCGGCGCAGCGCCGCCAGCGTGTCGGCGGTATAGCGGGTGCCAAGCGCCGCCTCGATCCCGGTGACGGTGACGCGCGGGTGCTGCATCAGCTGGCGGGCCTGTTCCAGCCGGCGGTTCATGCTGGCCGGCCCGCGTGCCTTCAGCGGATTGCCGGGCGACACCAGCCACCACACCCGGTCCAGCCCGAAGCGGCGCAGCGCGGCCAGCGTGATGTCGACATGGCCCTGATGCGCCGGGTCGAACGACCCGCCCAGCAGGCCGATCACCATGCCGGGCGGCGCATAGGGCAGATCGGCGCGCAGGGGGGCAGAGGAAAAGGTCACAGCGCGCGGATCCAGACTTGCAGGGGTTTGCGGGTTTCGGCCGGCTGGCCGATATCCTTCCAGGAAAACTCGGCCACCGCACCAGGCAGCGGCGCATAGCCGCGCGCCGTCCAGAACCCATCCAGCGGCCGGTATCCGGCCGGTCGCGCGGGGTGATCATCCGGGCGGATCACCGCGCAGAAGGCGCTGTAGCCAAAGCCCTGCGCGCGGGCATGATCTTCGCGCGCGTCAAAGAACCGATGCCCGATGCCCCGGCCGCGATAGTCGGGCAGCAGGACGGATTCGGCACAATAGAACACCCGGTCCAGCGCGATCCCGCGCCCGGCAAAGGCGGCGGCGAAATCATCGGCATGATCGGCCAGCGGCGTTCCGGTGGCGGCCCCCACCAGCCGGTCGCCATCGAACGCGCCCACGACGACCGCCCCCGGACTGTCGCGACAGGCCGCCAGATAGGCCCGTTCATAGGCCATGTCGCCATCATAGAGATAGGGATAGTCGCGGAACACCGCGATGCGCAGGCCCGCCACCTCCTCCAGCGCCGCACCCAGCCGCGCGCCTGTCAGGGCTTCGACGCGGATCATGCAGAAACCTGTGCCACCCAGTCGTTCAGGTTGTA encodes:
- a CDS encoding SulP family inorganic anion transporter; this translates as MSIVDEFTPKTITVFREGYGAADLRADALAGLTVAIVALPLSMAIAIASGVGPERGLYTAIIGGFLVSALGGSRFQIGGPAGAFIVLVSACVMQIGVPGLILATFLSGFILMAVGALRLGSYVKFIPYPVTVGFTAGIAVIILASQVRDLFGLTLPGAEPAEIVHKVQALWAARGTVTPAALGLAVATIAIIQGLKRWRPHWPGMLIAIAATALAAWALALPVDTIGSRFGALPRTPPAPQLPQMDHALLLAALPYAVSFALLGAIESLLSAVVADGMSGRRHRSNAELVAQGAANIGSALFGGFCVTGTIARTATNVRAGSRGPVSGMLHALFVLLVLLVAAPLAGFIPLAALAGVLAVVAWNMAEKAEFWALVRASRADAAIVLVTFLLVVFRDLTEGIVAGAAIGGAVFIRRMSEAARVEPDAPETPVLQSGDAIVYRLHGAYFFGAAATVGAVLDSIADRPGAFILDFSDVPFVDSSGARSFELLARKMERTGGHLVLTGASPEVRRNLLAQGLREPHVRWRASVTDALAEFSAPAG
- a CDS encoding HugZ family protein, whose amino-acid sequence is MTAPPRPDPFQPADDEARALSRQLLAGAGFAAIAVLEPDSGLPLCSRIALGLDEQGLPLSLVSGLALHTRALRADPACCLLVGEPGPRGDPLTHPRLSLRARAEFVDRDGPEHDGLRSAWLARNRKATVYASLPDFVFVRFRPVSAALNGGFARAFVLTEADLAPGA
- a CDS encoding nicotinate-nucleotide adenylyltransferase; this translates as MRADLPYAPPGMVIGLLGGSFDPAHQGHVDITLAALRRFGLDRVWWLVSPGNPLKARGPASMNRRLEQARQLMQHPRVTVTGIEAALGTRYTADTLAALRRVYPGVRFVWLMGSDNLASFHKWEDWRSIADTVPIGVLSRPGSRLNARFSPAARYMAGHRLSAEQSRLLGRAQAPAWCLTDLPLNPASSTAIRARGDWVR
- a CDS encoding GNAT family N-acetyltransferase, whose translation is MIRVEALTGARLGAALEEVAGLRIAVFRDYPYLYDGDMAYERAYLAACRDSPGAVVVGAFDGDRLVGAATGTPLADHADDFAAAFAGRGIALDRVFYCAESVLLPDYRGRGIGHRFFDAREDHARAQGFGYSAFCAVIRPDDHPARPAGYRPLDGFWTARGYAPLPGAVAEFSWKDIGQPAETRKPLQVWIRAL